A single window of Plasmodium reichenowi strain SY57 chromosome 12, whole genome shotgun sequence DNA harbors:
- a CDS encoding vacuolar-sorting protein SNF7, putative, whose product MRFWFSKKKNSPEYSDNKKKNNDEIYKAILKNREAIDALEKKQVQVEKKIKQLEIEAKQKVQNNQMNTAKILLKRKKLYEQEIENILNNRLTLEDNMINLENMHLHKIAVSALSYAANTHKKLNNEINPQKVEKIIDTIQENKDMQEEINQALSFNLINNVDDDEIDKELNLLKEQSLEEKLSAKVNNIPVIPNENINVPNKERQNVNFNEESDDEELKELIGEMT is encoded by the exons ATGAGATTTTGGttttccaaaaaaaaaaatagtcCTGAATATagtgataataaaaaaaagaacaat GATGAAATATACAAAGctattttaaaaaatagGGAAGCCATAGATGCTTTAGAAAAGAAACAAGTACAAGtggagaaaaaaattaag cAACTGGAAATTGAGGCAAAACAGAAAGTTCAAAATAATCAAATGAACACTGCcaaaatattattgaaacgaaaaaaattgtatgaacaagaaatagaaaatattttaaataatagaTTAACTTTAGAAgataatatgataaatttAGAAAATATGCATTTACATAAAATTGCAGTTAGTGCATTGTCCTATGCAGCTAATACACACAAAAAGCTTAACAATGAAAT TAATCCCCAAAAAGTggaaaaaattattgaCACAATAcaagaaaataaagatatgCAAGAAGAAATTAACCAAGCCTTAAGTTTCAACCTCATAAATAACGTAGATGAT GACGAAATCGATAAGGAACTCAATTTATTGAAAGAGCAAAGCTTGGAAGAAAAATTGA GTGCTAAAGTTAATAATATACCCGTAATACCAAACG aaaatattaatgttCCAAATAAGGAAAGACAAAATGTAAACTTTAACGAAGAG TCTGACGACGAAGAGTTAAAAGAGCTTATTGGAGAAATGACCTAA
- a CDS encoding translation initiation factor SUI1, putative, giving the protein MNLAIQNLGINDPFTNENIVDKGNGKSNATNLIHIRNQQRNGRKSVTTVQGLGKTFDLKKMVRALKKEFNCNGTIIEDIEHGSIIQLQGDKRNNVKEFLIREGICALEHIRIHGA; this is encoded by the exons ATGAACCTCGCTATACAGAATCTTGGTATTAATGACCCCTTtacaaatgaaaatattgTCGATAAGGGGAATGGTAAATCCAACGCCACGAATTTAATAC ATATTAGAAATCAACAAAGAAATGGTAGAAAAAGTGTTACTACAGTACAAGGATTAGGAAAAACATTTGATTTGAAAAAGATGGTTAGAGCCTTAAAAAAG gAATTTAATTGTAATGGAACAATTATTGAAGATATTGAGCATGGTTCAATTATTCAACTTCAAGGCGATAAAAGAAACAACGTTAAAGAGTTTCTAATAAGAGAAGGAATTTGCGCATTAGAGCACATACGTATACACGGTGCttaa
- a CDS encoding ubiquitin-conjugating enzyme E2, putative: protein MWYDNERIVEEEGISRLLVGRTFAYFPKYVDGKNNSISSENKENLDSIDNITYDNKEYVLITQRLGRTIIPLNPELLAQSTFDQDIIDGYLNEIHKNVHNYSILTEYSFLMNEIPRNFYCLPQIDNLLIWDVFIMLYSTVYKNAKLKLQIRLSHNYPNTCPEVFFITPIFHPLVNIQTGKLNLGTSLSNWDPSCHYMSLIFLYIKNLFYLQEEYNKEIVENQEALFLLNNDKDEFIKNVQKYINQGNKKIYDHMENCMFNFNQKEEHIEIKDKLENIKTDQVCARKAEAFVHWLINEYSMENTNGDGNTTNGDDNNINGDENNINGDENNINGDENNISGDENNISGDENNINGDENNINEDENNKENIKRDETNEEYNQNDNINVEKYSMDNYINNVSTNE from the coding sequence ATGTGGTATGATAATGAACGAATTGTAGAAGAAGAAGGAATTAGCAGATTATTAGTTGGAAGAACGTTTGCATATTTCCCAAAATATGTAGATggtaaaaataatagtataAGTAGTGAAAATAAAGAGAATTTAGATAGTAtagataatataacatatgataataaagaatatgtattaataacACAAAGATTAGGTAGAACAATAATACCATTAAACCCTGAATTATTAGCACAGTCTACATTTGATCAAGATATTATTGATGGGtatttaaatgaaatacataaaaatgtacataATTATTCTATACTAACAGAATATTCATTTCTTATGAATGAAATACCAAgaaatttttattgtttaCCACAAATagataatttattaatatgggatgtttttataatgttatatagtactgtatataaaaatgcaaaattaaaattacaAATACGTTTAAGTCATAATTATCCAAATACATGTCCAGaagtattttttataacacCCATCTTTCATCCTTTAGTTAATATTCAAACAggaaaattaaatttaGGCACTAGTCTCTCGAACTGGGATCCTAGTTGCCATTATATGTctcttatatttttatacataaaaaaccttttttatttacaagaggaatataataaagaaatagTAGAAAATCAAGAAGCgctttttttattaaacaatgataaagatgaatttattaaaaatgttcaaaaatatataaatcagggtaataaaaaaatatatgatcaTATGGAAAATTGTATGTTTAATTTTAATCAAAAGGAAGAACATATTGAAATAAAGGATAAGTTGGAAAATATTAAGACTGACCAGGTATGTGCTAGAAAGGCTGAGGCTTTTGTACACTGGTTGATCAATGAATACTCGATGGAAAACACAAATGGAGATGGAAACACAACAAATGGAGATGACAACAATATAAATGGAGATGAGAACAATATAAATGGAGATGAGAACAATATAAATGGAGATGAGAACAATATAAGTGGAGATGAGAACAATATAAGTGGAGATGAGAACAATATAAATGGAGATGAgaacaatataaatgaagaCGAGAACAATAAGGAAAACATAAAAAGGGATGAGACAAATGAGGAATACAatcaaaatgataatataaatgttgaaaaatattcaatggataattatataaataatgttagtacaaatgaataa
- a CDS encoding microtubule associated katanin, putative: protein MNSILYKKIKLTDDTVKNFNVIRAFKYKQSITKNISWSCDGELLLASNGNDSITLYSLIKGNNIKTLYSKKSGVDVVRFLNNTNEVIICSTKSNNTEHKQFLRFWDIKENKYIKSLPQIGNICELNGISINYNKKLMLVNSDDGHVKLYYFNCDSPLILYKSNFVRPVSCFDNEGHIFIASYGKKEIHFYDLLMYDRGEYNIIDLKNIMTNEEFITNLFFTPDNKYIIISTNHNNHYKIDSITGTYICTYKYPRSANQQYDMSNTTKDIINQYTYSQINDKRQQTLNNTNEKNIYFQNRNDMFFMPTITPDGHYVMCGGKDAGIHIWSEGGNHVTTLYGHEGPPNNVSFNPKCSVLASSCLNIALWQPSL from the exons atgaattcaatactttataaaaaaataaaattaacGGATGATACagtaaaaaattttaatgtAATAAGAGCATTTAAATATAAGCAATCcattacaaaaaatatatcatgGAGTTGTGATGGCGAATTATTATTAGCTTCTAATGGTAACGATTCAATTACATTATATAGTTTAATAAAaggtaataatataaaaacttTATATAGTAAAAAATCTGGTGTGGATGTTGTTCGTTTTCTGAACAATACAAACGAAGTAATTATATGCTCCACAAAATCTAATAATACGGAACATAAACAATTTTTACGTTTTTGggatataaaagaaaataaatatataaaatcgTTACCACAAATTGGAAATATATGTGAATTAAATGGTATCTctattaattataataaaaaattaatgcTTGTTAATTCAGATGATGGACATGTAaagttatattattttaattgtGACTCCCCattaattctttataaGTCAAATTTTGTAAGACCAGTTTCTTGTTTTGATAATGAAGGCCATATATTTATAGCATCCTATGgtaaaaaagaaattcatttttatgatttattAATGTATGATCGTGGCGAATACAATATTATAgatttgaaaaatattatgacAAATGAAGAATTTATAACCAACCTATTTTTTACTCcagataataaatatattattatttctactaatcataataatcattataAAATAGATTCTATTACAGGTACTTATATTTGTACTTATAAATATCCACGTTCAGCAAATCAACAATATGACATGTCCAATACAACAAAGGATATTATTAACCAATATACGTATTCacaaataaatgataaacGTCAACAGacattaaataatacaaatgaaaaaaatatttattttcaaaatagGAATGATATGTTTTTTATGCCAACCATTACACCCGATGGTCACTATGTCATGTGTG GGGGGAAAGATGCGGGCATTCATATTTGGTCTGAAGGAGGAAACCATGTAACAACTTTATATGGACATGAAG GCCCTCCCAACAATGTTAGTTTTAATCCGAAGTGCTCCGTTTTGGCTTCTA gCTGCTTAAATATAGCATTGTGGCAACCTTCATTATAA